From the genome of Vicia villosa cultivar HV-30 ecotype Madison, WI linkage group LG2, Vvil1.0, whole genome shotgun sequence, one region includes:
- the LOC131650285 gene encoding uncharacterized protein LOC131650285 codes for MDPSNPSHIAKMFMDYMNDGMDEELVRLYFKSEAQKEGASSSRPRRRRRNIERNREEGHEHLFNDYFSKAPVYTDEQFRRRYRMHKHVFLRIVEALGEHDEYFWLLPNIKKVQERILNEHLEFSNPDLQSYVTQLDLGTWMH; via the coding sequence ATGGATCCTTCCAACCCTTCCCACATTGCAAAAAtgttcatggattatatgaatgatGGTATGGATGAAGAACTTGTGAGACTTTACTTTAAAAGTGAAGCTCAAAAAGAAGGTGCAAGTTCTAGCAGACCTAGACGCCGAAGAAGAAATATAGAGAGGAACCGTGAAGAAGGACATGAGCATTTATTCAATGATTATTTTTCAAAAGCACCAGTGTACACAGATGAGCAATTTCGTCGAAGATATCGAATGCATAAACATGTATTCCTTCGTATCGTTGAAGCTCTTGGTGAACATGATGAGTATTTTTGGCTCTTGCCCAACATCAAGAAGGTGCAAGAAAGGATATTGAACGAGCATTTGGAGTTCTCCAATCCCGATTTGCAATCATACGTAACCCAGCTCGACCTTGGCACTTGGATGCACTGA
- the LOC131647012 gene encoding glutathione S-transferase T3-like yields MPREVDIGTSGVQSNDQESEIPQFCTQDSLKTINLDEDVGTTSVVNILKTRFQPKEDELLIQSWLNVSKDPIVGVDKKGDNFWKRIGEAYNKHCGKIFQERKPLTLKGRWHKKINPSVNKFVGCYKQAMNLKKKSGSSESNIISTAYDIYYQDERENFTFESAWRLLKDEPKWLAGSSEPSTKRTKNSASGAYSSSSNPPTPTSNEDNSPSPSSLRRPIGQKAAKRKEKEKLVEISTSDVKFNTLQDDFQKKNELMSQFARDYARIESEKVKIEKKRIDAEKHKAERDMVRLKINDLQILSKDTSYMDSRQLQAHKLLCDVIRREYGLN; encoded by the coding sequence ATGCCTCGTGAAGTTGATATTGGTACTAGTGGTGTGCAATCAAATGATCAAGAGTCTGAAATACCACAATTTTGCACTCAAGATAGTTTGAAAACTATCAACCTTGATGAAGATGTTGGAACCACATCGGTTGTAAATATACtgaaaacaagatttcaaccaAAGGAGGATGAGCTTCTCATTCAGTCATGGCTCAACGTTTCAAAGGATCCAATTGTTGGGGTTGATAAAAAAGGAGACAACTTTTGGAAGAGAATTGGTGAAGCTTATAATAAACATTGCGGCAAGATTTTTCAAGAGAGGAAACCATTGACATTAAAAGGTCGATGGCACAAAAAGATTAACCCATCTGTTAATAAATTTGTTGGGTGCTACAAGCAAGccatgaatttaaaaaaaaaaagcgggAGCTCCGAGAGCAACATCATTTCAACTGCATATGACATTTATTACCAAGATGAACGTGAAAATTTTACATTTGAGAGTGCATGGAGATTATTGAAAGATGAACCCAAATGGCTTGCAGGTTCATCAGAACCTTCTACAAAAAGAACAAAGAATTCGGCTTCTGGagcatattcttcatcttctaaCCCTCCAACACCAACAAGCAACGAAGACAATTCACCATCACCTTCTTCGTTACGTAGACCAATCGGTCAAAAGGCAGCAAAAAGAAAGGAGAAAGAAAAGCTAGTGGAAATATCAACATCCGATGTCAAATTTAATACTTTGCAAGACGACTTCCAAAAGAAAAATGAGTTGATGTCACAATTTGCACGTGATTATGCACGTATTGAGAGTGAAAAAGTTAAGATAGAGAAGAAAAGAATCGATGCAGAGAAACATAAGGCTGAGAGAGATATGGTAAGATTGAAGATCAATGATTTGCAAATActttcaaaagatacatcatacATGGATTCAAGACAATTGCAAGCTCACAAGTTATTATGTGACGTGATTAGAAGAGAATATGGGCTTAATTAG
- the LOC131650286 gene encoding F-box/kelch-repeat protein At3g23880-like: protein MTAVSSSFLLSLAEETTLAKRSKTLTPPHLPFDLVPEILCRLSVKHLLQLCCVCKSWNSLISLDSNFARKQLSFSTSNKNRHQFIQSSTKSCREFLLSHSPISSFFTSASNVPVTQLRHDFKRVINNRGSGVEISTCDGILCFAINGSRAVLYNPSTRKSKKLPPLTNSKYTLVYDRITSNYKIIAVTSGYSNNQVNIHTLGTRYWRRIQGFPCSRLICTPGIFVNDTVNWFAYDPNSPKVIVSLDLEKELYRKLSLPFSRTHFETPMSLGALKGCLSILSHKKETEISRFFNVWIMKEYGNEKSWTILLSVPPTVECGPYGGYSKVLYIFENDQLLMEFYRRERRGLYIFENDQVLMEFYRREQRGLVVYDSINNTSTIPKMQNNIHDFKVTSNFYVESLISPF from the coding sequence ATGACGGcagtttcttcttcttttctgttGTCACTGGCAGAGGAAACAACCTTAGCCAAAAGGTCCAAAACCCTTACACCGCCGCATCTTCCGTTCGATCTTGTGCCGGAAATACTGTGTAGACTCTCTGTGAAACACCTCCTTCAACTCTGTTGCGTCTGCAAATCATGGAATTCTCTTATCTCTCTCGATTCCAATTTCGCCCGGAAGCAACTCAGCTTCTCAACCTCCAACAAAAACCGCCACCAATTCATCCAATCCTCTACTAAATCTTGTCGTGAGTTCCTTCTAAGTCACTCCCCAATCTCTTCTTTTTTCACCTCTGCTTCCAATGTTCCTGTAACGCAGCTTAGGCACGATTTTAAAAGGGTTATTAATAATAGAGGCAGTGGTGTCGAAATTTCCACTTGTGACGGCATCCTCTGTTTTGCAATAAATGGATCTCGAGCTGTTTTGTATAATCCTTCCACTAGAAAATCCAAAAAATTGCCTCCTTTGACAAATTCAAAATATACCTTAGTGTATGATCGTATCACTAGTAATTATAAGATTATTGCTGTTACTTCTGGTTATAGCAACAACCAAGTTAACATTCACACTTTGGGTACTCGTTATTGGAGAAGAATTCAAGGTTTTCCATGTTCTCGTCTCATTTGTACACCTGGAATATTTGTGAATGATACTGTTAATTGGTTTGCATATGATCCTAATTCACCTAAAGTTATAGTTTCTCTTGATTTAGAGAAGGAGTTGTATCGAAAGCTTTCACTCCCTTTTTCTAGAACCCATTTTGAAACTCCCATGTCCTTGGGGGCATTGAAGGGTTGTTTGTCCATTCTATCTCATAAAAAGGAAACTGAAATTTCTAGATTTTTtaatgtttggatcatgaaggaATATGGGAATGAAAAATCTTGGACTATATTGTTAAGTGTTCCTCCCACAGTAGAATGTGGTCCTTACGGCGGCTATTCAAAGGTATTATATATTTTCGAGAATGATCAACTTCTGATGGAGTTCTATAGGAGGGAGCGACGTGGTTTATATATTTTCGAGAATGATCAAGTTCTGATGGAGTTCTATAGGAGGGAGCAACGTGGTTTAGTTGTCTATGATTCTATAAATAATACTTCTACTATTCCTAAAATGCAAAACAATATTCATGATTTTAAAGTGACATCAAATTTTTATGTTGAGAGTTTGATATCTCCTTTCTAG
- the LOC131647013 gene encoding F-box/kelch-repeat protein At3g23880-like has product MTAVSSSLPLTEKTASMKRSKTLTLPHLPLDLVSEILCRLSVKHLLQLCCVCKSWNSLISLDSNFARKQLSLSTSNKDRHHLIQSSTKSYQKESYQKLSLTFFGTHFETPIALGALSGCLSILSLRGEISKLFNVWIMKEYGNEKSWTKLLSVPHSRGCGFYSGYWKVLYISENNQLLMEFYRMTKRGLVVYDSINKTFTIPKMQNNNHDLRVTSNFYVESLISPF; this is encoded by the exons ATGACGGCAGTTTCTTCTTCTCTGCCACTGACAGAGAAAACAGCCTCAATGAAAAGGTCCAAAACCCTTACACTGCCGCATCTCCCATTGGATTTGGTATCAGAAATACTGTGTAGACTTTCTGTGAAACACCTCCTTCAACTCTGTTGCGTCTGCAAATCATGGAATTCTCTTATCTCTCTCGATTCCAATTTCGCCAGGAAGCAACTCAGCTTGTCAACCTCCAACAAAGACCGCCATCACCTCATCCAATCCTCTACTAAATCTTATC AGAAGGAGTCCTATCAAAAGCTTTCACTCACTTTTTTTGGTACGCATTTTGAAACTCCCATTGCCTTGGGGGCATTGAGTGGTTGTTTGTCCATCCTTTCCCTTAGAGGTGAAATTTCTAAGCTTTTtaatgtttggatcatgaaggaATATGGGAATGAAAAATCTTGGACTAAATTGTTAAGTGTTCCTCACTCAAGAGGATGTGGTTTTTACAGCGGCTATTGGAAAGTATTATATATTTCCGAGAATAATCAATTGTTGATGGAGTTCTATAGGATGACGAAACGTGGTTTGGTTGTCTATGATTCTATAAATAAAACTTTTACTATTCCTAAAATGCAAAACAATAATCATGATCTTAGAGTGACATCAAATTTTTATGTTGAGAGTTTGATATCTCCTTTCTAG
- the LOC131650287 gene encoding uncharacterized protein LOC131650287, with product MSVFMHNYIEQIVNVKGNSNHGFQAVFALLDKGEKSHTLVRHTLIQELRSNKDFYTQLFENKEKVEELYHSLVPCISGPAPEDEWKRFPEIGHLIEIAYERVCIDLTRYGFSEAFFPLRIVPPPNPNDRIICVGWVLNLRHFVQVSLKLRYFTPLTSPEWTTHNTIKVETWPDQFVERLQNFTKLNKIEREINKEKSKGLSPIDLASVNN from the coding sequence ATGTCGGTTTTTATGCATAATTACATTGAACAGATCGTCAATGTCAAGGGTAACAGTAATCATGGTTTTCAAGCCGTTTTTGCTTTACTCGATAAAGGAGAAAAGAGTCACACACTTGTCCGCCATACTCTTATCCAAGAGTTGAGGAGCAATAAAGATTTTTACACACAGCTATTCGAGAATAAAGAAAAAGTTGAAGAATTGTATCACTCTCTTGTACCTTGCATTAGTGGGCCTGCACCTGAGGATGAATGGAAGCGCTTCCCTGAAATAGGTCATCTCATAGAAATTGCGTATGAGAGGGTGTGTATCGATCTTACAAGATACGGTTTCTCAGAAGCTTTTTTCCCACTACGCATTGTTCCACCTCCAAATCCAAATGATCGTATCATCTGTGTTGGGTGGGTTTTAAATCTGCGACATTTtgttcaagtttctttgaaactGAGATATTTTACACCACTTACATCACCGGAGTGGACAACTCATAATACAATCAAAGTCGAGACTTGGCCGGACCAGTTTGTTGAAAGGTTGCAAAATTTCACCAAATTGAACAAGATTGaaagagaaataaataaagaaaagtcAAAGGGGCTATCACCAATAGATTTGGCCAGCGTCAATAATTAA